CCGTGAACGACTGCTTCAGCGAGGTCGACTGCTCGCGTTCGCTCTCGCACGCCAGCTCCATCTCGCGCAACTCCAGGTCGCACTCTGCACCGCCGCGGAACCATCGGAGGGCGCTAAAGTAATATGAACGATAGagttaagttaaaatttaatttttttcaatcatccTCGTTGCTTAAAACAGGAATATTTTTACGCAACGAGGATGATTAATTCCGTTCAGAATACGCATTTTTAGGGGGAAGAGTGTCTTGATTTTCTAACTTTCTTAATTTAGAGTACATACTTGTAAGCTTCGGATCTCTTCCTAGCCTTAAGGAGGTATTGCGGCGTCTCAGGCATCCAGAAGAAAATAAAGGCAAAGATGACGGGAACAGCGAGACACAGAGAGTTGAGCACCGTGAACGAGGCAAAGGCGCCGACAAGATACGTGAACTCGATGCCGATGACCACGTTAAGCTGGAACAGCGTGCCCAACGTGCCGCGGATTTCCTTCTCCGCAATCTCACCCACGTAAAGGTTGCACGCGACGCAGAAGACACCGCCGCAGAAACCTGTTGATATATTGGTAAAAATCATATTGTTACACGTCTAGTTTCTGATAGCAGTAATTCACGCAACAATTTAACCATTTGACCACACCCTAGATGGCTTTgcgattaaatttgatttcatctTGACTGGTATTCTGGTGTACCCATAATATAAGTGACAATATAGTCTAATCATTTTTGGACACTGaactattttttccaaaatgataTTTGATATTGGGGCCGTacgtttcaaataaaaatatgaatgaagttaaaagagaaaacagttgtaatttaaacgaaatgatttaacattttaagatGCGTTgaaaacataataataattaacaagaAACGCGGTTATATTATTTAGTAGATTCAAACAACtgcctaaaattttaatattaaaaaaacgtaaCTTTAGAATGTTGGTTTATAgcttctttaaataatttttagatataaCAGACCTCAATAAACATgcaaaattgcgtttttagaggatttttaataacaatcaaCGAATAAAGTTTCTGGCCTAGAGCACAGCATCGTTTTTTATGTCGACTCATATGAATGTGTtaaatgctttaatttttagctgttttttttttgtatcgtTATAACATATTCATGCTTCatgaatttctttcaagataagtttattttcctttcgaaagctttttgtttccatgttttttttttattttcatgtgcCTATTTATCCTCCTACAAGAACAAAAAACCCACTTACACAACAAACGTTCACCATAgttcaatattttgtaaaagacACGTCgcgaaaattgataaatctATTTTGATCAAGATATTACCTGTGATCACTCTGCCCACGTAGAGCATGTTGACCGACGAGGCCCAGAGGATGAGTGCCCATCCGATGGCGAAGGGTACGGCCGTCCAGAACATGGTTTGCTTGCGTCCGATCTTGTCCACGAGGTATCCGGCTGGGAAGTTGGAGGCGGCCGCGCCCAGCGTCAGCAAAGAGCCGACCCACGCGAACTCGGAAGGGGTTACCTGCAGCGGGCCTCCCTGGACATGGCTACTTGCGGGCGATGACCAGCCGATGACTGTACCTAGGGCGAAGGCACCCAAGCCAGCTGCAAATACAcacaatttgattattttgcaattttatggtttaattaatttgatgataattgtgccaaaataaaaactttggaAAAGAACAGCCCACTACACACGAAGCATTAAATTACTTCTAAAATGAATAGTTAAGTTTGAATCCAAAAAATGAGATAGCGTTCAAAActattcaaatcaaaaattaaaaatcaggatttttatttaaaaaatattgaataaacaGTTATCAAATGAactagttaaattaattatcttatttTCAAGCTTTGTGAAAACATTATTAAACTTATGAATACCAGATATCGCAGCCATATACTGGGTCAGTCTGCGAGGCTTCTGGCCTGCCGCCTCTTCAGCCTTGAGATTGGCTGCCACCGAGTCCACAGATCCAGTAACCAGCGTGGCCGTGCTTGCTGTTGCGCTCATTCTTgtattgttgtttttcttgATAAAAACTATGAATCCGTCTTTCTAGGCTGTCACCtgaaacgaaattttataaataaaatagttattttgcCCAAACTTAGGATCAATAGCccctatttttataaaaaagtattttaattagattttcaaGCTCTTCGAGTCTGGAGGAGAAGCGGtagtgaaaatttttggaacatGTGTGACAAATAAAACTAACATGTACactgagattaaaaattggtttgaatcaatttcaaaaaaaaaaacaagtctCTTAATTTTTGGTGTAGAATTATTTCTACACCAAACTAATTGCAAGTTAAATGTTTAGTTACACCAAATCAATTTAGCTcaacatgaaaaatgaaaagtggaAAGACTATCAACGTTGACCTATTCACAATTGCAGCGCAGGTGCGTGCGGATGACAGTGTCTAGCGTTGCTGTAAATTGATAAGTCTGTGCAAGCGATTAGCACTTATTTGCTAACcattttttctcctcctcCGTCCTCGCATCAAAacgcattaaattaattgcccTGCAATGAAAATCTCCGgtctttgttttttattatttgcttcgTTATATACACCGGGAATGTGTTCCAGGCCGCAGAGAGATAAAATTGCTCAAACATTTGCGTTGGAATCGTTCAAACGCAAACACGTGTTCCTTGCTCTTGCTCTACGTTTTGTTTGCGCTAGAGTTTGTACGTTTTCAAACTGGAGTACCTATTCCTTTGTAGGTTGTTGGGAAACgcctttttaagaaataatatattcgttttattttcgaaCGCGTTCGTTGGCTGACTTGtcaatataaaatgtttcctTGTTAAGTTTCCTTTTCGACTGTGCGCCAAAACACGTCTTTCAACGATCACGGGGATTTTTGTTCGCACACCTTCTTGTTGTATTTTCTATCTGATTTTATCCTCATTCCTGTTTGCGTTACAAGTGAGACTGTTTGGTGCAAAACCTGTCTTCGCAAACGGAATTCCCCGAACACGCTGTGCCCTCTTGCAGCTTCGTAAATATTCATTCAGAGGTTCCTAACCTTTCCAGCTATGCTCGATAAAAGGAGCGTGAAGCAGGTTCTGAAATTTACTCTTGCTGACGAATCACCTTTTCGTCATTTTGACCTTTGTCTTAGCAACATGTTTTTCGGaactaattgaattttgaaattttcttcacAAACAAAATTCCACAGAACTCACTAAGGGTGtcgaaataattaactttcaGCTATGCATAATTAAAACAGATGCTTTCTTGAGTTGACATTGctagagaaaaatttagacaGATAGATTTGTTCGTTAAACCAATGGTGTACGAGTAGACAATTagttaacgatttttttaggAAGCAGCTTGAGTGAgtagagataatttttaaatttcatttccgttcaaaacaaatttgtgaTAACAGTAATAAAGTTTGTTGATCATTCCATTAACggttgatttttctttcggTTGATGGAAGCTCGCCTAAATGTCCAACATAATTTAACAAAGACCTACTAAGCTATTTTCACGTCTCGCCCCATTGATagcagttaattttcttttcaaggaGAGAGAGTTAGCGACGCAGGAACCGCGCTAAATTTACTCTCTTGACGAGGTATTTAATTAGGCGCTACACAAAGTGAATGTCAATGTCAGGCTCTTGATCGCGCACGCGACACGTTTGTTCGCTAATTCTTTCTCATCCGTGTTGGCCGCCAATTATCACTCCCGACTGCTATTGTTGCGTTTATGCGGTTAGTTGCATTGAAGCAAAGGAAAGAAAGGCTGTGCACGTAGTCCGTTTGAAAGGGAAACTATGACGCCGGTCACGTAAACATCCTCAGcctttttttttgttattcattGCCGGGTTTTATCTACTTGCGTTTATAGTAAGGAGTAATATGTTATTTCTAGGTTACACTTATAAAAACAggagcaaaaagaaaattaggcTTTTGAAAACGacaaaaaataggatttcttATTAAGTAGCAACGCAAGAAAGAGATATCAGATTTCTCCAAGATTCACAAAGTAGTAGTTATGGTTTCTAGGGGTCTCCGATTTTTTAGCAAACCAACGATTAAATAGAAAACCAATTAGTTCCGTGGCTGCGGTACTTAATCACCACATTTGGCAGTTAAATCACTACTTTTGAGGTATTCTAAAttattcgttatttttttgcagaagcACCTTTTAACTGTATGCAAAATTAATCACTAGATGAGAGCTGAACCAAAACATCtgccgcatttaaaaatagaacaaatttttcgaGTAGCCCGCATTCCTTCATATATGCTttctaagaaattaaaatcgtgcATTTGAAAGACTAactttttaactaattttttggcTTATAAATATTATGGATGATATGGTAATAAGGCTGTCCactctgaataaaaaatttcgtatAAATTCCTTCCTTGAAAccacagcaaaatttaaattcacacgATTTATGGCTAACAAATAGAGCGGAACTTACGTGTTCTGATATTGAACAGGAACGCCCCTCGAATCGCTATTtcgagcagccagccagctcaGTCAGTCGTCTTGTCCCTGCGATGGCCACTAGCACTACTCCGCGGCCTGATAACGAGTGTGGTGCCTGCCGCCGCACTTGCCTTTTCAAAGCACTGCACTGTTTTCCTCCTTCGACTTCCACGCTACAACTTAATAATGTACTTGGCTTTTCCCCGCCTCGTCCTGCCAGGAGGCAAGGAGAAATGGAAGTaatgtggaaaataatttaacatctCGCCATTGTTTACTAAATGATGATACGccttgtaatttaaaaaaaaaacattccatATATATGTTGTGTCGCACGCACTCTGTATAAAATAGCTTGCTTGctggaagaaataaaaacaaagaatttacaaaatgttttttgttacACAATATTTTGTGTCTGTAAAAGTGGATATAAATGAATCTtaagattttcattttgctttgtTGTAACTTGTTGACTCTTTTGAACTCGCATTTGAAATgggaatttccattttgaaattcatgttAGCCCTTAACTGATTATCCGGCCTTAAGGAGGAAGCTATtattgaaaccaaatttatcACAACGTCATCAAGCGTTTCACCCAACAACTACGAACGATTCTGAAAAGGAacaagtatttaatttatttatttttcgcatAAAGTATGACGTGAAGATctttaagtattttatttgctcgCTATTCTTGTTTGAGAGAAAATGTAACGTCGTGCGATTAGACCAATTGCTCGTTTACATTTTCAAAgttgaattcaaaatattttttatgaaaatttattgtcttaaaacaattttgtatatttacttGTTTAATTCACGATATATCAAGATaacaagataaaaatgattaactaaatcattttgaaaggTTAATGACTGCAGCGAAATGAAACCAATAATAATGTATTGAAGCTTTTGATGAtacaaatattcaaacaaatgtTCCTATGAAAatgtcatttatttaataaaaagcccATTTAAATgaacgaaagtaaaatcaaatagaattagcgttttttttaattttgctgtataaattaaattttgaaattaataactttCCTGGCAGATTCTATCCTGATTTTTAATCACTGACAGtgtaatgttttatttatatattcaccTATATAAGATAATGAACAGCATTCGATATACTATGTAAGTATTTGAATTAACATCCCAGAACGCGATataatctttaattaattttcacaacAATTAGCCAgctatttttagcttttttagaAACGTTTTGGCTGCCTTTATTGGCCTAAACAATAAACGACTAGTATTTTTACGCTTGGGGATTTCCGTGAAAGCTTACTCAGGGCAGGGAGCAGGGCTATATAGAATCCCGTTTTTGGCAAGTGGGCCGTTCAATATCAACGTACCCAAGTATATTTATTCGTGAGAAGTTTCTCTTTTCTTAATtcttctgaaataaaatatatttaagatatcagcaatttttttttaaatttccttggtGATGTGATCAGTAACAAAGTGCAGTGATAGTGTTAAGTTCTGCTAACTAGCTCGCAAATATAATTGGAATGGACAAAGCAGTCCTCATCATTCCACCCAATATTGCCCTTGAGGTCTGAAAACTGAACGCATGACTCGTTGCCCTTTGCATTGTTCGGCTCCTTTTTGTTCCAAGAAGCGAATTCAAGGCGCTGACCAGTCGTCGACCAATAAAAGGCTCCGTCTTCAGCACCAAGGCGAGTTGCCGAAAGCCAGAAATTGTCAATGATGGTCACCTTTCCTACAACccatataaaattaacttcaaatAAACATTGCACGGTCAAATTAataaggtttaaaaatatgtttctagaataaatgaaataagagCCACGTGATTGTGGTGCATCAAACCTAGTGCTTTGACAAGATGGTAATTTTCTTCGGCAGTCTCGATAGTGGCTAGCTGCATTCCCAGAGATCTGCACGCCCGCACAGCCGTGAACCAGTTCTCCTGGCAAGTTACcaaacgaatttttaaatttgtacattAGATGCGGTACCTCTGATTAAACGACCTTCTTTAAACTGATGAAGTAGCAACCACTAAGCGTGTTGATTTCTAAAACGATTCCGTCCGGCTCTAAACACCAGTTTCCAATAACATACAACGCAATAAAtccatttaattgaaatcaaattcaCCTTTCCTAATCGCTGAACACCGCTGGTGCAGCTGTAAAATCaacttcaattattaaaaatctttcagacatttaaaattttacatccTGCTCTTCCTCCTCAACGCATTTTTTCGTCAGCCTTGAGGTGAAGTTGCTGAAGATTTGTTCAATCCTTTGGGGAAGCAATTATCTATTTATCCAGCAGTTTAAACAAATGACGCACCTCAAATTGCAGTTCTCATTGTGCAACTGCTTCTCCATTTCGCAGGCTCGTAACTTTTGCTCGCACAATGCGAGTTGGTATTCTTGGTTAATTCCTGTCAACCTGGAGTTTTCCTCCTTAAAACTTTGCGTCACGCTAATCAGCAATTGTAGATCCACGACCTTTTCTCGTGCGCAGTTCAGTTCTGTTTGCAAGGTGGCCAATTTCTGTTCGCAAGTTGCActgttacaaaattaatttttggaaatcaaaTCAACCCTCGCTGGATCAATTAGTTAACACCCTTAAATAATAAGGTACACGTCACCTCGAGTTATCTGGAATGGCTGCACTGTCGGTAgcctgcaaataaataaatttgtttagcaCGCAAttccagaaaataattaataaaaaaacaaatggaaTAATTCTTGAACTCAGAAAGCCTATTTACCTGAATGTTTTTCGATTGTAACGCAGCATTCTCGGCGCCGGCATAACGACACCAGTGAAGCATAAGTGCGACGACGAGGAAAAGAGCCTGATTTGGAGCCATGTTTTTGCGCAACTGACGCGCTGAGTGTTTCTTATTGAACGCGGCACTACAGCAACGCTGACCTTTCTCACCGCGAGCGAGATAGAGCAAAGTCACGAACCCGAAGTGTGACCCAACACAAAGGAGTCATTGGCAGCacacaataatattaaaaactcatATCATTAGCATGGAAAATAACCTTGTCttctttaagaattttaacgaaatagaagaaaattttatttttattatttttgcaagacTACACACTTAGAATACGAGTTGTGCAGATAAGTTTTTAACAACTTATGTGCGTTCCTATGAtgcaaagttgaaaaaagggGCAGCTTCAGAGCTGATTATACAACTATAGTTGAGTTTATCTATCATTGTTGCTGTTTATTCATCATCTGTCTGCAGCGATCTAGCTTGATAACATATTTAACTAaaggatttttgaaaatttattatttattcctttgATGAAAGAAACCTTAAAATTGTGTATCAAGTGACTATTTTTGTGCAGCGGGGACGTATGTCTCACACACTTCTCAGCTGGCTGACAAACTAGGTAAAGGGCAATCATTGATATTTGTCTCTTTGATTCATTTCGCGCTTAAGCGATAAGCTCAATGGTCAAAACAACAGTAGAATCAAACAGATCATGATACTTATCATAAAGCAATttcaattgcattttaattgctcGAGTAAAATAAGTGATTTATCTATTTATAACAGGAAAATTAACATCGGAACATTTTCAAGGTGCACATTGTGAGGTGGCATTGATATTACTGTTGAACTCCacttaagaattttaatcatttcaacACATGTGATATGCAGTCTTACGTCACAACACAATTTATAGCGATAAGTTAGTCCTTGGCTCCGAGTTCCTTGAGGATTTGCTCGTTGGTTTTGCCCTTGGTCTCGGGCAGAACGAAGAGGACAAAAGCAGCCCCCaagaagcagcagccaccGAAAATCCAAAAGGTGGTGTAATTATTCAGGGCAGCCACCATATCTGCGTAGAACAGCGTGACCAGGAAGGCAAGCAGCCAGTTCGAAGTGGCGCCGATCGCGCTGGCAGGCCCTTTCACCTGCGGCGCGAAGATCTCAGCGGCCACCACCCACACGACGGGACCAGCGCCGAAcgagaagaaaataatgtaaagCACCAGCAAAGTTACTGGCAGCCATCCTTGCTCCACTAGTTCattctgaaagaaaaatatttatttttatttaaaaatgaactgaATTGaactctaaatattttataccaTTTTAAGAGAATAAATTGTCTTAGATAATTACAAAACCTTTTTAAggatttccaaaattatcgaGAAAttgctgcaataattttttagattcttttttgtattttttatttaattctttgcAAAAATCCACTTATACTTCATACATCTTTTAAATGCGCtcgaataaaattcattttgggTCAGTTTTCGTGCCTGgta
The nucleotide sequence above comes from Cloeon dipterum chromosome X, ieCloDipt1.1, whole genome shotgun sequence. Encoded proteins:
- the LOC135946597 gene encoding facilitated trehalose transporter Tret1-like yields the protein MSATASTATLVTGSVDSVAANLKAEEAAGQKPRRLTQYMAAISAGLGAFALGTVIGWSSPASSHVQGGPLQVTPSEFAWVGSLLTLGAAASNFPAGYLVDKIGRKQTMFWTAVPFAIGWALILWASSVNMLYVGRVITGFCGGVFCVACNLYVGEIAEKEIRGTLGTLFQLNVVIGIEFTYLVGAFASFTVLNSLCLAVPVIFAFIFFWMPETPQYLLKARKRSEAYNALRWFRGGAECDLELREMELACESEREQSTSLKQSFTGENGKAARVALLVSIGLMACQQLSGINAVIFYTEDLFKAAGSSLEARYTVVIVGAVQIIATVAALMVVDRLGRRALMGASQAVMALSTLLLGVYLYYREGDAKSVEGIGWLPIIFVCLYLVAFSVGAGPIPWLTLGELFPSEVKGFASAFSSCFNWLLAFLVTRFFGDLVSAINGSGAFWLFTALLLLGLAFVYFFLPETRGKSLEQIQAMLARQPDSSNASHFSQNITSKGQHNIQMDKF
- the LOC135946602 gene encoding CD209 antigen-like protein 2 gives rise to the protein MAPNQALFLVVALMLHWCRYAGAENAALQSKNIQATDSAAIPDNSSATCEQKLATLQTELNCAREKVVDLQLLISVTQSFKEENSRLTGINQEYQLALCEQKLRACEMEKQLHNENCNLRIEQIFSNFTSRLTKKCVEEEEQDLHQRCSAIRKEPDGIVLEINTLSGCYFISLKKENWFTAVRACRSLGMQLATIETAEENYHLVKALGKVTIIDNFWLSATRLGAEDGAFYWSTTGQRLEFASWNKKEPNNAKGNESCVQFSDLKGNIGWNDEDCFVHSNYICELVSRT